CTATTATAATGAAAAGGATAATGTCCTAAAGATAGAAGAACGGAGTTTTAAAAGTGACCGATCTTTTTCTGAAGCACTTTTATTGATCGGACTTCCTGATTTACGCGAACTAAAGCTTGAAAATGAGAATGGATCGGTAGAGATCAAAGGACTTAATAGCAAGATCAAAATAGAGAACGAAAATGGAGCAATAAGTGTTTTAGAATGTAAAGGTTTATTAGATATCGAGAACGAAAATGGGCTAATAAAGATAAAAGGGTTTTCAGGAGAGCTTGATATCGAGAATGAAAATGGCTCAATAAACGTAATAGAAGGAAGTGGTTTATTGAAAGGAGAAACAGAGAATGGGCATTTTAAAGTATTGAAATCTCTTTTCAGTCAGGTAGAAATAGAATCTGAAAACGGAAGTATTTTCTATCATCTTCCTATGTTAGATAAGGGGAAATTCATTATGAAAAATGTTAATGGCAAGATCCATCTTATCATACCCAACAAACTATCCTTGAATTTGAAAGCAAAGAATGAAAACGGTAGATTTCATATCGGTTTACAGAATAATTATGAAACTGAACGAGATAATGGTTCCAAAACCATCAAAATGGTAAGAGGAGTTGGAAAAGTTGATATCATACTGGAAAATGTAAACGGTTCGATCGATCTGTTAGATGATAAACCTGGTAATTTCGGTTTCAAATTCCACCATTTTGGGCATAAGCATGGATTCGAGCATATGAAGCATGAGATGTCGGATATGTTTGAAAATATGGGAGACCTTATGGGTGATAAGATACGTCTGAAGATCATGAAAAAGATGAAAGACAAGGGTTGGAAGATGGAAGATATCCCGGATAAGTTTCGTCATAAATTTTACTCATTTTTCAATGATATGAAACTAGAGGAAGATGAAGATGAGAGCACTAACGAAAGTGAAGAAACGCATAGTGAATCAGCTCAAGAAAATTATCGTGAATTGGAAGAGAGAATCTTAAAAATGGTTGAGAAAGGTACAATAACAACAGAAGAAGCGGAAAAGCTATTAAATACACTTAAGGAGGAATAATAATGGATGATAAGAGAAAAATCTTGGAAATGTTAGCAGAAAAAAAGATAACTTCAGAAGAAGCGATGAATCTATTATCTGCGATCAACGAGAAACAGGTTGAAGAAAGCAAATCAGCAGGTCGGTTTCTGAAGATCCTTGTTTATAAGAACGATGAAACTAAGCCAAAGGTCAATGTTTCAATACCAATCATGCTGATCAAATTGGGTATTAAATTCATACCAAAAGATAAGCAGAATCTCAGTGCTAAGATCAACAATACTGATATTGATCTTTCCGGTCTTGATTGGGATGAACTTCTCAAACTTGCCAGCAAAGGTGAGATTGGAGATATTTTCAATGCCGACATAGAAGAAGATGACGGCGGAGTTACCAGAGTAAGGATCTATATTGAGTAACGATTCTTAATTGGGGTAATAAACTGATCACCGGGATAATTATCGATAAAAATCCTTATGATATTGTAGGGATATTCATTACTTTGGAGAATAACAAGGGTATATAGCTCATTATTTTCCAGAAATGCTGTGTAAATTGATTCTATTTCAGCTTTAACGATACTGATAGTGTAAAAACCTTCCGGGAGGGTCTGATAACTTGTGATATCTGCTTCTTCAGTTGAGAATGTAAAATGATAATCATCTTTGCTAAGAGAAACCTCTATGTCTTCTATCAAAGTCGGAACAGGTAAGTAACGTATAGCTGTTTGCTGTTTATTAGTGACTTTGGGTGAAGTTAAATATAAATAATCTAATTTCTCCTCATCATTGTAGAGAATAACAGTGTTGAAGCAATCGCCAGACAGTGTGATATCGGTATTGATCAGTTCGTTATCAGATCCTTCTTGCACAAAAAGATTTAATGATACCTCTCTATTACTGAGAGAAAAATACTCGCTACTCGTTCCATAAGCAATATCATAAGGAACAGTAAAATCATTGATCGTGAAACTTAAGTTTTGCTTGTTCGAGATGAGATTGATTATTCTCACTTGTATCTCTTTACGGGAGTAATTTTTATAGATTGATACAGCAGCTATGATCAGTATTATTAAAGATAATAGAAAAAGCATCACCCGTCTCATTTTATCTCACTAATTCCTTTTCAATAATCAACGCACAAAACTCTTTTCTGTTAAGAATTTCATGATTATTGCCACTGCAATAGTATTAGCCAGCAGACTTGATCCACCGTAACTAATAAAGGGGAGAGGGAGACCTGTTGTAGGGAACACACCTAGATTAATCGCGATATTAACAACAGCTTGTGAGGTAAAAAGAGTAATGATTCCTACAATTGCTAATCTTTGTTCTTTATCGGTAATTGATTTAAGGCTTCTAATCAGTCGATAGATAAAGAAGTAAAAGATCATTATAATCAGCATAGAACCTACAAAACCAAATTCTTCAGCTATTACAGAGAAGATAAAATCAGTATGTCTTTCCGGCAGAAAATTAAGATTTTTTTGTGTTCCTTCTAAAAATCCTCTTCCCCAGAACATACCGTTACCTATAGCAATTCGAGATTGGATTGCTTGATAACCTGCACCTAAAGGGTCTCGAGTTGGATCGAGAAACGATAATATCCGATTTTGTTGATATTCTTTGAGACCATTCCACAAAAAAGGTACTAAAAAGAAGATAAAAGTATTTATAACAGCTGTAAAACCTAAGGCGATCCAAGAGAGGTTATATTTATAAAGGACAAAGAGCAATATTAACATAAAGATAATAAATGCTGGAAAATAAAAAGATGTTACTATAGCAATGAAGGGGCTGACAGAGAGGATAAGCCAATAGTCAGATAAATCAGAAAAAGCGAGAATACCAAAGACTATAGCTCCAAAAATAACGGCAGAGCCCAAATCCGGTTGGAGTAAGAGTAGTAAAATTGGTGGTAATCCGATGATTACGACTTTTATTAGAATCTGCATGTCTGTAATATATGGTTTTGACAATTCTTTTGCTAAGAGTAATATGGTGGTAATTTTAGTAAACTCTGCTGGTTGTAATTGGAAAGGTCCAAGCATGATCCATCTTGTAGCTCCTTTGATCTGGGGCATTGTCAAAACTAGTAAGAGGAGTGCTAGGCTAAAAAAATATGCCGGTAAGATCATCAGTTCAAAGACGGGATATGGGATCGCTATTACCAAAACGAAAATGATCAGAGCTACAACGATCCAGACAATCTGTCTGATGTATTCACTCTGTGTATGACTGTCTTCACCAATACGACTTGTCAGTGCTGAATAAATAGCAATAACACCGATAATCATGAGAACTATCATACAGGCAAAGAGCCACCAGTCAAAATGGCGGAGTCTTTTCTTTAATGTTTTCAACAATAACATTTTCTTATTTATTTCAATAATTAGAAGCTATTGTTCCATTCAGTTGGCGCACATTATCTTGATAAAACTTAATGATCTGGCCAGCAAAGGGAGCAGCTACTCCACCACCTGTTCCAGGATAGTTTTCGAAGAGTACAACGATAGTAATTTCTGGTTTATCCCAGCCAGCATAGCCGGCAAACCAAGTATGCGGATTTCTGCCTGCAGGATTTTGTGCTGTACCTGTTTTCCCATAAACTTTAGCTCCTTGTACTCGAGCACCCAATCCGGTACCACCAGTTTCATTTACTGCTCTGTAAAGACTGTTTTGAATGAAGGAGAGTGTTGAAGGAGTAATATCCAATCTTTTAGTGCTTTTGGGTTTATTATACACTTCATTGTTCTTATCGGGGCTAATAAATCTTGAAAAGAGATGTGGTTGCGTCCATTCTCCATTATTAGCAATAGCGTTATAAAAAGCACCGATCTCTATAGGTGTTAACAATACTTCACCTTGACCAATAGAGAGATTAATCTTATGCCCTGTGATCAGGACTTTACTGCCCAGCCTTTCAATATACCATTCCTCTGAGGGGAAAAAGCCGGTTCGTTCAGTTGGTAGATCAATACCAGTTCTATCCAGGAGATAGTTGTTTTTAACAAAGTTTTCTATAAGAGGAAGTTCGACTCTCATTGATAGGTCAAAGAAATAGACATTGCAGGAATGCTTAATAGCGTCAGAAAGGTTTAAACTACCATGTCCGTGTGGATTCCAGCAACGATAAACTCTATTTCCATATTGATAACTTCCCGTACAATACGCCAGCTTTGTTTCCGGGCTTATAATATTGTTATCTAAAACGGTTCCTGTCATCATTATTTTAAAGAGTGATGCGGGTGGATAGGTTGCCATAGTAACTCTATCCATTAGCGGAAAAGAAGGGTCAGTAACCAAGTTATCCCAATAATCTCTACTCAATGTTCTGGAAAACATATTAAGGTCAAAAACAGGACGGCTAACGTAAGAAAGAATACCACCCGTTTCGGTATCGAGCACTAAAACAGCACCATTATAACCTTTTGGGAAAACTGACTCAATGTAATTCTGAAGTTGTAAATCGATTGTCAGTAGTATATCTTTACCATGTTGAACCTGATTTTTCTCTTCATCGGCAGGATTTTCTTTAAAAAGCTTTCCTGAGGAATCTACTTGGATCAATCTTCTTCCTGGTTTTCCTCTTAAAACCGTCTCATATTCTCTTTCAATACCGGTTTTTCCGATCTGGCAGTTTATGGTGTAACCTGAATAAGGAAATTGTGCCCTGTAATTTTCAAACTCTGTTCGATTAATTTTGCTTATATATCCTGAAAAATGATTATTGATCGAATAGTTTCTAACATGCTCGGTCTTGAAGAAAAGTGAGGGATAATTATTGAGTTGCTCTGACATTTCAACAACTTTTTGAAAATCAACATTCCGATAGATGATCAATTCTTGATAAGCCCGAAAGCGGCTTTGAAATATCAACTCCTTGATCTCTTCTTCTGGTATTGGTAGGTGCTGGTTGATAAATTTTGCAGTCTCTGAAAGGTTTGTCAACTTTGCCGGTAGTATATAGAGATTATGGGAAGGTTCATTTATTGCGATTGGGCGGAAATGTCTATCATATATCTCTCCTCTGGTAGGGAAAATAGTCTGTACACGGATAGAATTGTGTTCTGCATATTTCTGATAAGTTTCTCCCTCTACAAGTTGAAAGCGAAAGAGAAAGAAGACCAATATCAAGAATGGTGCTAAAAAAATGTAAGTTAGTGCTTGTATTCTATTACCATTAAACATCGATAACTACCCTTAATTTTTGTATTACATTGAAAATCATGATCGCCAAGAAAGTTATAATGCTATTATAAACTATTCCGATAAAAAAATCACGGAGAAGTTTTGTCTCATAGCCATATAGTTCAGCTTTCACTGGAAGTAAAGGAAGTAAATATAATAGATTTATCAGCAAGAGACTAATTGCGACCGGTCCGAATTTATCTTTATTTACAGAAGCGTGATATTTGGTAACTAAAAAACAGATGATCAGCAAGATAAAAACATTTATACCTAACAAATGAGGAGTATAAAGGTCATTTGCTAAAGCTAAAATAAAGGTAATTGTAGAGGATTCAATCAGTTTAAGATTCATGCTGATAAAGACAACAAAGGGAAGAAGAAAGAATGGTACGATACCCATGATCGATAAATTACTGGCAATCAGTAACTGGAAATAGAGAACAAAAAGAGCACCCAAGGAATATTTAACTATTCTCATTATTCTCCTTATTTATAACAGCCGGATCATCAATAAGACGAACCAGACATATAGGGGTAAGTTCAGCTCCTTGTCCCTGAGGATTGTCGAGCATGATAGTCTCTAAAGTCTTTTTTTCTATCCCCTCACTACAGCCAATAACCCAAGAACCACCAATATCATTGATATCCATGATAGCTGTCTCGTAACCCAATTCATTCTTAATTCTTTTTGCTACTCCAGCAGGGTCTTTAGG
The sequence above is a segment of the Candidatus Cloacimonadota bacterium genome. Coding sequences within it:
- a CDS encoding DUF4097 family beta strand repeat protein; the encoded protein is MLNYDKTLQVKEGLKVNIETSLFAVKAFRGDDNTVSIKYNCDYKGDTLQAEDLFAIYYNEKDNVLKIEERSFKSDRSFSEALLLIGLPDLRELKLENENGSVEIKGLNSKIKIENENGAISVLECKGLLDIENENGLIKIKGFSGELDIENENGSINVIEGSGLLKGETENGHFKVLKSLFSQVEIESENGSIFYHLPMLDKGKFIMKNVNGKIHLIIPNKLSLNLKAKNENGRFHIGLQNNYETERDNGSKTIKMVRGVGKVDIILENVNGSIDLLDDKPGNFGFKFHHFGHKHGFEHMKHEMSDMFENMGDLMGDKIRLKIMKKMKDKGWKMEDIPDKFRHKFYSFFNDMKLEEDEDESTNESEETHSESAQENYRELEERILKMVEKGTITTEEAEKLLNTLKEE
- a CDS encoding DUF4397 domain-containing protein; this translates as MRRVMLFLLSLIILIIAAVSIYKNYSRKEIQVRIINLISNKQNLSFTINDFTVPYDIAYGTSSEYFSLSNREVSLNLFVQEGSDNELINTDITLSGDCFNTVILYNDEEKLDYLYLTSPKVTNKQQTAIRYLPVPTLIEDIEVSLSKDDYHFTFSTEEADITSYQTLPEGFYTISIVKAEIESIYTAFLENNELYTLVILQSNEYPYNIIRIFIDNYPGDQFITPIKNRYSI
- the rodA gene encoding rod shape-determining protein RodA; translated protein: MLLLKTLKKRLRHFDWWLFACMIVLMIIGVIAIYSALTSRIGEDSHTQSEYIRQIVWIVVALIIFVLVIAIPYPVFELMILPAYFFSLALLLLVLTMPQIKGATRWIMLGPFQLQPAEFTKITTILLLAKELSKPYITDMQILIKVVIIGLPPILLLLLQPDLGSAVIFGAIVFGILAFSDLSDYWLILSVSPFIAIVTSFYFPAFIIFMLILLFVLYKYNLSWIALGFTAVINTFIFFLVPFLWNGLKEYQQNRILSFLDPTRDPLGAGYQAIQSRIAIGNGMFWGRGFLEGTQKNLNFLPERHTDFIFSVIAEEFGFVGSMLIIMIFYFFIYRLIRSLKSITDKEQRLAIVGIITLFTSQAVVNIAINLGVFPTTGLPLPFISYGGSSLLANTIAVAIIMKFLTEKSFVR
- the mrdA gene encoding penicillin-binding protein 2; this encodes MFNGNRIQALTYIFLAPFLILVFFLFRFQLVEGETYQKYAEHNSIRVQTIFPTRGEIYDRHFRPIAINEPSHNLYILPAKLTNLSETAKFINQHLPIPEEEIKELIFQSRFRAYQELIIYRNVDFQKVVEMSEQLNNYPSLFFKTEHVRNYSINNHFSGYISKINRTEFENYRAQFPYSGYTINCQIGKTGIEREYETVLRGKPGRRLIQVDSSGKLFKENPADEEKNQVQHGKDILLTIDLQLQNYIESVFPKGYNGAVLVLDTETGGILSYVSRPVFDLNMFSRTLSRDYWDNLVTDPSFPLMDRVTMATYPPASLFKIMMTGTVLDNNIISPETKLAYCTGSYQYGNRVYRCWNPHGHGSLNLSDAIKHSCNVYFFDLSMRVELPLIENFVKNNYLLDRTGIDLPTERTGFFPSEEWYIERLGSKVLITGHKINLSIGQGEVLLTPIEIGAFYNAIANNGEWTQPHLFSRFISPDKNNEVYNKPKSTKRLDITPSTLSFIQNSLYRAVNETGGTGLGARVQGAKVYGKTGTAQNPAGRNPHTWFAGYAGWDKPEITIVVLFENYPGTGGGVAAPFAGQIIKFYQDNVRQLNGTIASNY
- the mreD gene encoding rod shape-determining protein MreD, whose amino-acid sequence is MRIVKYSLGALFVLYFQLLIASNLSIMGIVPFFLLPFVVFISMNLKLIESSTITFILALANDLYTPHLLGINVFILLIICFLVTKYHASVNKDKFGPVAISLLLINLLYLLPLLPVKAELYGYETKLLRDFFIGIVYNSIITFLAIMIFNVIQKLRVVIDV